One stretch of Plodia interpunctella isolate USDA-ARS_2022_Savannah chromosome 10, ilPloInte3.2, whole genome shotgun sequence DNA includes these proteins:
- the Pop1 gene encoding ribonucleases P/MRP protein subunit POP1, protein MKTAEFDTTLGGTEQLPDLANTLKFAASRSVEIAAMTESILRPSKTKLIFQSLPVHMRRRVMSHNCKRLPRKLRQGHLEQLKKSGLPPKLKRPSRKYRRRPGNLLEEYNRRQRRYVWLETHVWHAKRFHMLEKWGYQLAYAPCDKAFRACYRASSAHCLMQDISYHIPIQISGPLDIIKEMFSSITSSACGLSIYAKAFTGGSRQGTIQLYKPNQFPFGYVGKANFIWVPDEAVNKTLWLFVHPSQIKEVESILTDIICSNNQNDEYQPTKKQRKLVNNFSGNIEIKLCPGRFNIFRLTGPNSHAILAHGLKCVENIEKIKSNKWIMDINGKSLYLTDKLGYWQSIEKASSPSQLPSRIVIGLVVKDPRLSRPTHRTKAKNNCNVSVNLESLITIPPTAASSPIWDLKTQDIIKNEKLSNSQFIAHVTKTQLVPGSIFEDDPKLQSVPVVLVQRPGSQDSSLKKIGYGSGWDIIIPSGYGVQFWQTFIMFGARSGGLRETENLAFEMGETYLPPDSSAGEEEEKAIFNDMKEKYFKLPPSKRVNYIKLGINSPFSCNWKLLLQEWSNVPVDNFYVLRDSQLLLKLQDCLQRRQHLPDIVNPEACLVPVYLQMVNGGSLKKHALICLPEKDDYISIENVHEQQHDDPNEKLRKQTRIEHKLDIKRWRRKRTKLRNKNKMVTVQKSKKRDSNKLSQYVLKMRELWLPSQIKTVRHSCSRQVMGYVSQGAFSFTESNSCGLGYIAYHALNILIKNGHNQILVRNISSKKYRLGNILVIKNC, encoded by the exons ATGAAGACTGCGGAATTTGATACCACGTTAGGTGGTACCGAACAACTACCAGATTTAgcaaatactttaaaattcgCTGCATCCAGAAGTGTAGAAATCGCAGCGATGACAGAGAGCATCCTTCGCCCCAGCAAAACAAAGCTGATTTTCCAGTCTTTACCCGTACATATGCGGCGCCGGGTAATGAGCCATAACTGTAAAAGGCTACCCAGGAAACTGCGCCAAGGACATTTAGAGCAGTTGAAAAAGAGTGGTTTACCGCCAAAACTAAAAAGACCGTCCAGAAAATACAGGCGACGTCCTGGCAACTTGTTGGAAGAATATAATAGAAGACAAAGGAGATATGTGTGGCTAGAAACACATGTTTGGCATGCTAAGAGATTTCATATGTTAGAAAAGTGGGGGTATCAATTAGCATATGCTCCATGTGATAAAGCATTCAGAGCCTGTTACAGAGCAAGTTCAGCCCATTGCCTTATGCAAGATATTTCTTACCACATACCAATCCAAATCAGTGGACCACTAGAcattattaaagaaatgttCTCCTCAATTACGAGTTCTGCTTGTGGTTTAAGTATTTATGCAAAAGCTTTTACAGGTGGATCCAGACAGGGCACTATTCAATTGTACAAACCAAATCAGTTTCCATTTGGTTATGTAGGCAAAGCAAATTTCATTTGGGTGCCGGATGAGGCAGTTAATAAAACTCTTTGGCTATTTGTACATCCCTCTCAGATAAAAGAGGTAGAGTCTATTTTGACTGATATAATTTGTAGTAATAATCAAAATGATGAGTATCAACCTACTAAGAAACAAAGGaagttagtaaataatttttcaggAAACATTGAGATAAAACTATGCCCCGGGAGATTCAATATATTTCGATTGACTGGTCCAAACAGCCATGCAATACTTGCCCATGGTTTAAAATGTGTTGaaaatattgagaaaataaaatctaacaaatGGATTATGGACATAAATggaaaatcattatatttgactgataaactCGGTTATTGGCAAAGCATAGAGAAAGCTAGTTCTCCATCACAATTGCCATCAAGAATAGTCATTGGTCTAGTTGTGAAAGACCCTAGACTAAGTCGGCCAACACACCGAACAAAGgccaaaaataattgtaatgtatCTGTAAATCTTGAATCCTTAATAACAATACCACCAACAGCTGCATCTTCACCAATCTGGGATTTGAAAACACAGGATATaatcaaaaatgaaaaactaaGCAATAGTCAATTTATAGCTCATGTGACAAAAACTCAGCTAGTTCCTGGATCTATATTTGAGGATGACCCCAAGTTGCAAAGTGTACCTGTTGTACTGGTACAAAGACCAGGATCTCAAGATTCCAGTTTGAAGAAAATAG ggTATGGCAGTGGTTGGGACATCATAATCCCATCAGGGTATGGAGTACAATTCTGGCAAACATTCATCATGTTTGGGGCTCGTTCTGGAGGCCTCCGGGAGACTGAAAATTTAGCTTTTGAAATGGGAGAGACATACCTGCCACCAGACTCGAGTGcaggagaagaagaagaaaaggcaatttttaatgatatgaaggaaaaatattttaaacttccTCCTAGTAAAAgggttaattatataaaattaggaATAAATAGTCCTTTCAGCTGCAACTGGAAACTGCTATTGCAAGAATGGAGCAATGTGCCTgttgataatttttatgttttaagaGACAGCcagttgttattaaaattgcaG GACTGTTTACAAAGAAGACAACACCTTCCAGATATCGTAAATCCTGAGGCATGTCTAGTACCTGTTTATTTGCAAATGGTAAATGGAGGATCTCTAAAAAAACATGCTCttatttgtttgccagaaaaGGACGACTATATATCTATTGAAAATGTTCATGAACAACAACATGACGATCCTAATGAAAAGTTAAGGAAACAAACAAGAATTGAGCACAAACTTGATATAAAACGTTGGAGAAGAAAACGAACTAAActtaggaataaaaataaaatg gtcACAGTTCAGAAATCTAAAAAACGTGACAGCAACAAACTGTCTCAATATGTGCTGAAAATGCGGGAACTGTGGCTTCCTAGCCAGATTAAAACTGTTCGCCATTCCTGTTCCAGACAAGTTATGGGATATGTGTCGCAAGGCGCTTTCAGTTTCACAGAGTCAAACAGCTGTGGTCTTGGCTATATCGCTTACCATGCATTgaatatactaataaaaaatggaCATAATCAAATCTTAGTGCGCAACATATCCTCTAAAAAGTATAGATTAGGAAATATTCTagtgataaaaaattgttaa
- the LOC128672878 gene encoding serine/arginine repetitive matrix protein 2-like isoform X2, whose product MDSEDSRDGGGDGHSSSSSSSSSSRSHRSSSSNRSNTSKKTPKSPPHSPRSPGSPKSEGIRSPSPKSDGAVSPSFKSEGPRSPSPKSDGPRSPSPKSDGPRSPSPESRSQSPSGQSQTSTKRPQSPDNLSGAHSDINSPENSMPASPAGPKSPDAPNAHSDAGSDPGSFERTGQYAVGPAGDGPKTPQSPHSSGKSPAGSRGSRSRPATPDSSHHQSPRRRSPSSSPSPNRQTSRSPIHSPVKRNEWRRHTKAEQKMVPVERTRSGSESSQSSRSSSYNKRTSIRDPVTEEISEGEMESDQEERKSRSKSVASEKQDGKDLNISHEDLSDVSDLDSVGDDDKDKGKSTPVSLENKQVNGNNNTSSQSSPKSDSGNVKADAPKLEKVPQEKTCNTEDGEEQLDFEAEEGECIEPKSVEQQNGDIDIKTFEKEVEKPGKRSRGSSLEEGEVSDEAERRPEENEPRPVCRFFSRGACTWGVSCRFLHPGVTDKGNYNMFDVVRGVPAAAAGPPLAAPRDVAPPESAWERGLRTAKEMLRIANKRKEQDMDFEEKKLHLSVGGVVHDPDAELAYAAAAVGASPPHRELPPPHRDPDPFRPYGPPGMYRGRGMPRGVPDERERFYERERAYERERVYERPPHYDDRVPPPDDASYHKRRVRSMREVTVQPRAGAESRRSPRRRGDEWADPWARTEPARRRPPPSSDDSYSSSSSRSSRSAAARRKRRASSSRQRLSPSVIVRERRLATARATAMNPPAPRRRAPSPAAARQLAANPPPPASHRHKDELDPYSRSKTSGRNRDRKKYSRSSSSGSDSSSSSSESESSRSSSSSGSSGARRARHARLLNAAQRPRLNAKSNAGLAAAVSTTVTSKKEATSDKETTGKKRSATSPIETPAAKKSVSRREELLKQLKAVEDAIARKRSKI is encoded by the exons CCATCCCCTAAATCAGATGGCGCTGTATCTCCCTCCTTTAAATCGGAAGGTCCTAGGTCTCCCTCTCCAAAATCGGATGGTCCAAGATCTCCTTCGCCTAAATCAGATGGCCCTAGATCTCCTTCTCCTGAAAGTCGTTCTCAATCCCCTTCTGGACAGTCACAAACTTCAACCAAAAGACCACAGTCTCCAGATAACCTCAGTGGAGCACATTCTGATATAAATTCACCAGAGAATTCAATGCCTGCATCACCTGCAGGCCCAAAATCTCCAGATGCACCTAATGCACATAGTGATGCTGGGTCAGATCCAGGTTCATTTGAAAGAACAGGCCAGTATGCTGTGGGCCCAGCTGGTGATGGTCCTAAGACACCACAGAGCCCTCATAGTTCTGGGAAATCTCCTGCTGGATCTCGGGGATCAAGGTCCCGTCCTGCCACTCCGGACTCCTCACATCACCAGTCTCCAAGAAGAAGGTCACCATCGTCGAGTCCATCTCCAAACCGACAAACATCTCGGTCTCCTATACACTCCCCTGTTAAGAGAAATGAATGGAGACGACATACTAAAGCTGAACAGAAAATGGTCCCAGTAGAGAGAACTCGTAGTGGGTCTGAATCAAGTCAGTCGAGCAGGAGTTCATCTTATAATAAACGGACTAGTATTAGGGATCCTGTTACTGAAGAAATATCTgaag GTGAAATGGAATCAGATCAAGAAGAAAGGAAATCTAGAAGTAAGTCAGTTGCAAGTGAGAAGCAAGATGGCAAAGATCTTAACATTAGCCATGAAGATCTGTCTGATGTTTCTGATTTAGATTCAGTAGGAGATGATGATAAGGATAAA ggCAAATCTACTCCAGTTTCACTGGAAAATAAGCAAGTAAATGGTAACAACAACACAAGTTCACAATCCTCACCAAAGTCTGACAGTGGAAATGTGAAAGCGGATGCACCAAAGTTAGAAAAG GTTCCTCAGGAAAAGACATGTAACACAGAAGACGGTGAAGAGCAATTAGATTTCGAAGCTGAAGAAGGAGAATGCATAGAGCCTAAGTCTGTTGAACAGCAAAATGGCGACATTGATATTAAGACATTTGAGAAAG AGGTAGAGAAGCCAGGGAAGCGATCTCGCGGATCGTCGTTGGAAGAGGGCGAGGTGTCCGACGAGGCGGAGCGGCGACCCGAGGAGAACGAGCCGCGGCCGGTTTGCAGGTTCTTCTCGCGCGGGGCTTGCACCTGGGGAGTTAGCTGCAG atttctCCACCCGGGCGTGACGGACAAAGGGAACTATAACATGTTCGACGTAGTGCGAGGAGTGccggccgccgccgccgggCCGCCGCTGGCCGCGCCCCGGGACGTCGCGCCGCCGGAGTCCGCTTGGGAAAGGGGGCTGCGCACTGCTAAAGAG ATGCTGCGCATAGCGAACAAGCGGAAAGAGCAAGACATGGACTTTGAAGAGAAGAAACTTCACTTATCCGTTGGTGGTGTAGTGCATGATCCGGATGCTGAGTTGGCGTACGCTGCGGCTGCCGTGGGGGCTTCCCCGCCTCATAGAGAACTACCCCCGCCTCACCGCGACCCTGACCCCTTCAG ACCTTACGGACCACCGGGCATGTACCGCGGGCGCGGGATGCCGCGCGGCGTGCCGGATGAGCGCGAGCGATTTTACGAGCGGGAGCGGGCGTACGAGCGGGAGCGGGTGTATGAGCGGCCGCCGCACTATGACGACCGCGTGCCGCCGCCTGACGACGCTTCCTATCATAAG AGACGCGTGCGGTCAATGCGCGAGGTGACGGTTCAGCCGCGAGCCGGAGCCGAGAGCCGGCGCTCCCCGCGGCGGCGCGGCGACGAGTGGGCCGACCCCTGGGCGCGGACGGAgcccgcgcgccgccgcccccCGCCCTCCTCCGACGACTCCTACTCCTCCTCCAG CTCCCGCAGTTCCCGCTCCGCCGCTGCGCGCCGCAAGAGGAGGGCATCTTCCTCCCGCCAAAG GCTGTCGCCTTCGGTGATAGTTCGCGAGCGACGCTTGGCCACTGCGCGAGCGACGGCCATGAACCCccccgcgccgcgccgccgcgccccctcccccgccgccgcccgccagCTGGCCGCCAACCCGCCCCCGCCCGCCTCGCACCGGCACAAG gATGAATTGGACCCGTACAGTCGGAGCAAAACATCAGGTCGCAACAGAGATAGGAAAAAGTATTCAAGGTCTTCGTCATCTGGTTCAG ACTCGTCGTCGTCGTCGTCGGAGTCCGAGAGCTCTCGCTCGTCGTCGTCGTCGGGCAGCTCGggcgcgcggcgcgcgcggcaCGCCCGCCTGCTCAACGCCGCGCAGAGGCCCAG GTTAAATGCGAAATCCAACGCTGGTTTAGCAGCGGCGGTGTCGACGACTGTGACCAGTAAAAAGGAAGCAACCAGTGATAAAG AAACTACTGGCAAGAAACGCTCAGCCACATCGCCGATTGAGACTCCCGCGGCCAAGAAGTCTGTCTCCAGAAGAGAAGAGCTCCTCAAGCAACTCAAAGCAGTCGAGGATGCTATAGCGAGAAAGAGAtccaaaatatag
- the LOC128672878 gene encoding serine/arginine repetitive matrix protein 2-like isoform X3, with product MDSEDSRDGGGDGHSSSSSSSSSSRSHRSSSSNRSNTSKKTPKSPPHSPRSPGSPKSEGIRSPSPKSDGAVSPSFKSEGPRSPSPKSDGPRSPSPKSDGPRSPSPESRSQSPSGQSQTSTKRPQSPDNLSGAHSDINSPENSMPASPAGPKSPDAPNAHSDAGSDPGSFERTGQYAVGPAGDGPKTPQSPHSSGKSPAGSRGSRSRPATPDSSHHQSPRRRSPSSSPSPNRQTSRSPIHSPVKRNEWRRHTKAEQKMVPVERTRSGSESSQSSRSSSYNKRTSIRDPVTEEISEGEMESDQEERKSRSKSVASEKQDGKDLNISHEDLSDVSDLDSVGDDDKDKGKSTPVSLENKQVNGNNNTSSQSSPKSDSGNVKADAPKLEKVPQEKTCNTEDGEEQLDFEAEEGECIEPKSVEQQNGDIDIKTFEKEVEKPGKRSRGSSLEEGEVSDEAERRPEENEPRPVCRFFSRGACTWGVSCRFLHPGVTDKGNYNMFDVVRGVPAAAAGPPLAAPRDVAPPESAWERGLRTAKEMLRIANKRKEQDMDFEEKKLHLSVGGVVHDPDAELAYAAAAVGASPPHRELPPPHRDPDPFRPYGPPGMYRGRGMPRGVPDERERFYERERAYERERVYERPPHYDDRVPPPDDASYHKRRVRSMREVTVQPRAGAESRRSPRRRGDEWADPWARTEPARRRPPPSSDDSYSSSRLSPSVIVRERRLATARATAMNPPAPRRRAPSPAAARQLAANPPPPASHRHKDELDPYSRSKTSGRNRDRKKYSRSSSSGSDSSSSSSESESSRSSSSSGSSGARRARHARLLNAAQRPRLNAKSNAGLAAAVSTTVTSKKEATSDKETTGKKRSATSPIETPAAKKSVSRREELLKQLKAVEDAIARKRSKI from the exons CCATCCCCTAAATCAGATGGCGCTGTATCTCCCTCCTTTAAATCGGAAGGTCCTAGGTCTCCCTCTCCAAAATCGGATGGTCCAAGATCTCCTTCGCCTAAATCAGATGGCCCTAGATCTCCTTCTCCTGAAAGTCGTTCTCAATCCCCTTCTGGACAGTCACAAACTTCAACCAAAAGACCACAGTCTCCAGATAACCTCAGTGGAGCACATTCTGATATAAATTCACCAGAGAATTCAATGCCTGCATCACCTGCAGGCCCAAAATCTCCAGATGCACCTAATGCACATAGTGATGCTGGGTCAGATCCAGGTTCATTTGAAAGAACAGGCCAGTATGCTGTGGGCCCAGCTGGTGATGGTCCTAAGACACCACAGAGCCCTCATAGTTCTGGGAAATCTCCTGCTGGATCTCGGGGATCAAGGTCCCGTCCTGCCACTCCGGACTCCTCACATCACCAGTCTCCAAGAAGAAGGTCACCATCGTCGAGTCCATCTCCAAACCGACAAACATCTCGGTCTCCTATACACTCCCCTGTTAAGAGAAATGAATGGAGACGACATACTAAAGCTGAACAGAAAATGGTCCCAGTAGAGAGAACTCGTAGTGGGTCTGAATCAAGTCAGTCGAGCAGGAGTTCATCTTATAATAAACGGACTAGTATTAGGGATCCTGTTACTGAAGAAATATCTgaag GTGAAATGGAATCAGATCAAGAAGAAAGGAAATCTAGAAGTAAGTCAGTTGCAAGTGAGAAGCAAGATGGCAAAGATCTTAACATTAGCCATGAAGATCTGTCTGATGTTTCTGATTTAGATTCAGTAGGAGATGATGATAAGGATAAA ggCAAATCTACTCCAGTTTCACTGGAAAATAAGCAAGTAAATGGTAACAACAACACAAGTTCACAATCCTCACCAAAGTCTGACAGTGGAAATGTGAAAGCGGATGCACCAAAGTTAGAAAAG GTTCCTCAGGAAAAGACATGTAACACAGAAGACGGTGAAGAGCAATTAGATTTCGAAGCTGAAGAAGGAGAATGCATAGAGCCTAAGTCTGTTGAACAGCAAAATGGCGACATTGATATTAAGACATTTGAGAAAG AGGTAGAGAAGCCAGGGAAGCGATCTCGCGGATCGTCGTTGGAAGAGGGCGAGGTGTCCGACGAGGCGGAGCGGCGACCCGAGGAGAACGAGCCGCGGCCGGTTTGCAGGTTCTTCTCGCGCGGGGCTTGCACCTGGGGAGTTAGCTGCAG atttctCCACCCGGGCGTGACGGACAAAGGGAACTATAACATGTTCGACGTAGTGCGAGGAGTGccggccgccgccgccgggCCGCCGCTGGCCGCGCCCCGGGACGTCGCGCCGCCGGAGTCCGCTTGGGAAAGGGGGCTGCGCACTGCTAAAGAG ATGCTGCGCATAGCGAACAAGCGGAAAGAGCAAGACATGGACTTTGAAGAGAAGAAACTTCACTTATCCGTTGGTGGTGTAGTGCATGATCCGGATGCTGAGTTGGCGTACGCTGCGGCTGCCGTGGGGGCTTCCCCGCCTCATAGAGAACTACCCCCGCCTCACCGCGACCCTGACCCCTTCAG ACCTTACGGACCACCGGGCATGTACCGCGGGCGCGGGATGCCGCGCGGCGTGCCGGATGAGCGCGAGCGATTTTACGAGCGGGAGCGGGCGTACGAGCGGGAGCGGGTGTATGAGCGGCCGCCGCACTATGACGACCGCGTGCCGCCGCCTGACGACGCTTCCTATCATAAG AGACGCGTGCGGTCAATGCGCGAGGTGACGGTTCAGCCGCGAGCCGGAGCCGAGAGCCGGCGCTCCCCGCGGCGGCGCGGCGACGAGTGGGCCGACCCCTGGGCGCGGACGGAgcccgcgcgccgccgcccccCGCCCTCCTCCGACGACTCCTACTCCTCCTCCAG GCTGTCGCCTTCGGTGATAGTTCGCGAGCGACGCTTGGCCACTGCGCGAGCGACGGCCATGAACCCccccgcgccgcgccgccgcgccccctcccccgccgccgcccgccagCTGGCCGCCAACCCGCCCCCGCCCGCCTCGCACCGGCACAAG gATGAATTGGACCCGTACAGTCGGAGCAAAACATCAGGTCGCAACAGAGATAGGAAAAAGTATTCAAGGTCTTCGTCATCTGGTTCAG ACTCGTCGTCGTCGTCGTCGGAGTCCGAGAGCTCTCGCTCGTCGTCGTCGTCGGGCAGCTCGggcgcgcggcgcgcgcggcaCGCCCGCCTGCTCAACGCCGCGCAGAGGCCCAG GTTAAATGCGAAATCCAACGCTGGTTTAGCAGCGGCGGTGTCGACGACTGTGACCAGTAAAAAGGAAGCAACCAGTGATAAAG AAACTACTGGCAAGAAACGCTCAGCCACATCGCCGATTGAGACTCCCGCGGCCAAGAAGTCTGTCTCCAGAAGAGAAGAGCTCCTCAAGCAACTCAAAGCAGTCGAGGATGCTATAGCGAGAAAGAGAtccaaaatatag
- the LOC128672878 gene encoding serine/arginine repetitive matrix protein 2-like isoform X1: MDSEDSRDGGGDGHSSSSSSSSSSRSHRSSSSNRSNTSKKTPKSPPHSPRSPGSPKSEGIRSPSPKSDGAVSPSFKSEGPRSPSPKSDGPRSPSPKSDGPRSPSPESRSQSPSGQSQTSTKRPQSPDNLSGAHSDINSPENSMPASPAGPKSPDAPNAHSDAGSDPGSFERTGQYAVGPAGDGPKTPQSPHSSGKSPAGSRGSRSRPATPDSSHHQSPRRRSPSSSPSPNRQTSRSPIHSPVKRNEWRRHTKAEQKMVPVERTRSGSESSQSSRSSSYNKRTSIRDPVTEEISEGEMESDQEERKSRSKSVASEKQDGKDLNISHEDLSDVSDLDSVGDDDKDKGKSTPVSLENKQVNGNNNTSSQSSPKSDSGNVKADAPKLEKVPQEKTCNTEDGEEQLDFEAEEGECIEPKSVEQQNGDIDIKTFEKEVEKPGKRSRGSSLEEGEVSDEAERRPEENEPRPVCRFFSRGACTWGVSCRFLHPGVTDKGNYNMFDVVRGVPAAAAGPPLAAPRDVAPPESAWERGLRTAKEMLRIANKRKEQDMDFEEKKLHLSVGGVVHDPDAELAYAAAAVGASPPHRELPPPHRDPDPFRPYGPPGMYRGRGMPRGVPDERERFYERERAYERERVYERPPHYDDRVPPPDDASYHKRRVRSMREVTVQPRAGAESRRSPRRRGDEWADPWARTEPARRRPPPSSDDSYSSSSSSHSSSRSSRSAAARRKRRASSSRQRLSPSVIVRERRLATARATAMNPPAPRRRAPSPAAARQLAANPPPPASHRHKDELDPYSRSKTSGRNRDRKKYSRSSSSGSDSSSSSSESESSRSSSSSGSSGARRARHARLLNAAQRPRLNAKSNAGLAAAVSTTVTSKKEATSDKETTGKKRSATSPIETPAAKKSVSRREELLKQLKAVEDAIARKRSKI; this comes from the exons CCATCCCCTAAATCAGATGGCGCTGTATCTCCCTCCTTTAAATCGGAAGGTCCTAGGTCTCCCTCTCCAAAATCGGATGGTCCAAGATCTCCTTCGCCTAAATCAGATGGCCCTAGATCTCCTTCTCCTGAAAGTCGTTCTCAATCCCCTTCTGGACAGTCACAAACTTCAACCAAAAGACCACAGTCTCCAGATAACCTCAGTGGAGCACATTCTGATATAAATTCACCAGAGAATTCAATGCCTGCATCACCTGCAGGCCCAAAATCTCCAGATGCACCTAATGCACATAGTGATGCTGGGTCAGATCCAGGTTCATTTGAAAGAACAGGCCAGTATGCTGTGGGCCCAGCTGGTGATGGTCCTAAGACACCACAGAGCCCTCATAGTTCTGGGAAATCTCCTGCTGGATCTCGGGGATCAAGGTCCCGTCCTGCCACTCCGGACTCCTCACATCACCAGTCTCCAAGAAGAAGGTCACCATCGTCGAGTCCATCTCCAAACCGACAAACATCTCGGTCTCCTATACACTCCCCTGTTAAGAGAAATGAATGGAGACGACATACTAAAGCTGAACAGAAAATGGTCCCAGTAGAGAGAACTCGTAGTGGGTCTGAATCAAGTCAGTCGAGCAGGAGTTCATCTTATAATAAACGGACTAGTATTAGGGATCCTGTTACTGAAGAAATATCTgaag GTGAAATGGAATCAGATCAAGAAGAAAGGAAATCTAGAAGTAAGTCAGTTGCAAGTGAGAAGCAAGATGGCAAAGATCTTAACATTAGCCATGAAGATCTGTCTGATGTTTCTGATTTAGATTCAGTAGGAGATGATGATAAGGATAAA ggCAAATCTACTCCAGTTTCACTGGAAAATAAGCAAGTAAATGGTAACAACAACACAAGTTCACAATCCTCACCAAAGTCTGACAGTGGAAATGTGAAAGCGGATGCACCAAAGTTAGAAAAG GTTCCTCAGGAAAAGACATGTAACACAGAAGACGGTGAAGAGCAATTAGATTTCGAAGCTGAAGAAGGAGAATGCATAGAGCCTAAGTCTGTTGAACAGCAAAATGGCGACATTGATATTAAGACATTTGAGAAAG AGGTAGAGAAGCCAGGGAAGCGATCTCGCGGATCGTCGTTGGAAGAGGGCGAGGTGTCCGACGAGGCGGAGCGGCGACCCGAGGAGAACGAGCCGCGGCCGGTTTGCAGGTTCTTCTCGCGCGGGGCTTGCACCTGGGGAGTTAGCTGCAG atttctCCACCCGGGCGTGACGGACAAAGGGAACTATAACATGTTCGACGTAGTGCGAGGAGTGccggccgccgccgccgggCCGCCGCTGGCCGCGCCCCGGGACGTCGCGCCGCCGGAGTCCGCTTGGGAAAGGGGGCTGCGCACTGCTAAAGAG ATGCTGCGCATAGCGAACAAGCGGAAAGAGCAAGACATGGACTTTGAAGAGAAGAAACTTCACTTATCCGTTGGTGGTGTAGTGCATGATCCGGATGCTGAGTTGGCGTACGCTGCGGCTGCCGTGGGGGCTTCCCCGCCTCATAGAGAACTACCCCCGCCTCACCGCGACCCTGACCCCTTCAG ACCTTACGGACCACCGGGCATGTACCGCGGGCGCGGGATGCCGCGCGGCGTGCCGGATGAGCGCGAGCGATTTTACGAGCGGGAGCGGGCGTACGAGCGGGAGCGGGTGTATGAGCGGCCGCCGCACTATGACGACCGCGTGCCGCCGCCTGACGACGCTTCCTATCATAAG AGACGCGTGCGGTCAATGCGCGAGGTGACGGTTCAGCCGCGAGCCGGAGCCGAGAGCCGGCGCTCCCCGCGGCGGCGCGGCGACGAGTGGGCCGACCCCTGGGCGCGGACGGAgcccgcgcgccgccgcccccCGCCCTCCTCCGACGACTCCTACTCCTCCTCCAG CTCTTCACATTCCAGCTCCCGCAGTTCCCGCTCCGCCGCTGCGCGCCGCAAGAGGAGGGCATCTTCCTCCCGCCAAAG GCTGTCGCCTTCGGTGATAGTTCGCGAGCGACGCTTGGCCACTGCGCGAGCGACGGCCATGAACCCccccgcgccgcgccgccgcgccccctcccccgccgccgcccgccagCTGGCCGCCAACCCGCCCCCGCCCGCCTCGCACCGGCACAAG gATGAATTGGACCCGTACAGTCGGAGCAAAACATCAGGTCGCAACAGAGATAGGAAAAAGTATTCAAGGTCTTCGTCATCTGGTTCAG ACTCGTCGTCGTCGTCGTCGGAGTCCGAGAGCTCTCGCTCGTCGTCGTCGTCGGGCAGCTCGggcgcgcggcgcgcgcggcaCGCCCGCCTGCTCAACGCCGCGCAGAGGCCCAG GTTAAATGCGAAATCCAACGCTGGTTTAGCAGCGGCGGTGTCGACGACTGTGACCAGTAAAAAGGAAGCAACCAGTGATAAAG AAACTACTGGCAAGAAACGCTCAGCCACATCGCCGATTGAGACTCCCGCGGCCAAGAAGTCTGTCTCCAGAAGAGAAGAGCTCCTCAAGCAACTCAAAGCAGTCGAGGATGCTATAGCGAGAAAGAGAtccaaaatatag